One Sphaeramia orbicularis chromosome 21, fSphaOr1.1, whole genome shotgun sequence DNA window includes the following coding sequences:
- the LOC115412625 gene encoding p53-induced death domain-containing protein 1, producing MPNKAQEDAVINLKTLQELSLQLCFEWTVLAYELGFKRTEIGRFHTKSKDKRVQAKSMLESWYEKSWDKPNKTKLLQDGLERAGRRDLAEKLRCLHWGHQKLSRRVELPSAFPFLITVHKTIRNQEGLRRINDLNRKYT from the exons ATGCCCAACAAAGCCCAAGAG GATGCTGTGATTAATCTAAAGACACTGCAGGAGCTTTCCTTGCAGCTTTGTTTTGAGTGGACAGTCCTGGCATATGAGCTTGGCTTTAAAAGAACTGAGATAGGGCGATTCCACACCAAATCCAAAGACAAAAGAGTCCAGGCAAAGAGCATGCTTGAAAGCTG GTATGAGAAGTCATGGGACAAACCCAATAAGACCAAACTGCTGCAAGACGGACTAGAGCGAGCAGGCAGACGGGATCTGGCTGAGAAGCTCCGTTGCCTCCACTGGGGCCACCAGAAGCTGAGCCGTAGAGTGGAACTGCCCTCTGCCTTCCCTTTCCTCATTACTGTGCACAAGACCATCCGTAACCAAGAGGGGCTCAGAAGGATTAACGACCTCAATCGCAAATATACCTAA
- the kbtbd7 gene encoding kelch repeat and BTB domain-containing protein 7, with protein MASALSCFSGPEVLEDVNHARGLMKELKLLYDCRLLGDVTIGVESEEELPDDIGESARGDIEQLFLCSRNVLASASPYFKSMFTGGLNESMQERVVIRGVDAESMSVIIDYCYTGRVTITESNVQRLYAAANMLQLEYIRKACSSFMTRRLDLSNCVMVLKFADTYDNPELKQSAQAFIARNFSQLCNGGELCELDLMQLKELLSLDTLDVDCERKVCSAALQWIEANAPQKREDALQALKCVRWDLFTEKDKCFLEGLMARPLIEKYLASVFNQSPEGTCGMPAALNVPKHRIGVSAKEMILFFGLPNDNIMCCDPYSEDLYFMAPPLEDLSSQDYKRSTMESLIACSTPENNLYLASHLSKHFWLYNPVQNNWQELAERPLGRIHSGMAYLNGHVYLLGGRNPVTDARLKEVECYSVQRNQWTFVAPLPHSLGKMQVVALNDHLYVVNKRRMLCYDPKRNRWRHCGSLRRDKLHKACVFQDQIICVCDIPVVKAYSPTRGEWKRLGDIPIDSRALNYQVIQHNNKLLLLTQTLLQHNKNRVLIHEYDPARDSWKNIMAVYVSTLGPVCVSMRVYPACLSSAHSFSTEEDDDSGSSADWDFDGLTDADSDSGSSSSFSDENW; from the coding sequence ATGGCTTCGGCTCTGAGTTGCTTCAGCGGTCCCGAGGTGTTGGAGGACGTAAATCACGCTCGGGGTTTAATGAAGGAGTTGAAATTACTGTACGACTGTCGCCTTCTCGGGGACGTTACTATCGGAGTGGAGAGTGAGGAGGAGTTGCCGGACGACATCGGCGAGTCTGCCAGAGGTGACATTGAACAACTTTTCCTGTGCAGCCGAAACGTCCTCGCTTCTGCCAGCCCGTACTTCAAAAGCATGTTCACCGGGGGGTTGAATGAAAGCATGCAGGAGCGGGTGGTCATCCGTGGCGTGGACGCGGAGTCCATGTCGGTTATTATAGACTACTGTTACACAGGAAGGGTGACCATCACGGAAAGCAACGTCCAGAGACTGTACGCCGCTGCCAATATGCTGCAACTGGAGTATATCAGGAAAGCCTGCTCCAGCTTCATGACAAGGAGGCTGGACCTCTCCAACTGTGTCATGGTCTTAAAATTTGCAGACACATATGACAACCCCGAGCTCAAGCAGAGTGCACAGGCTTTCATAGCCAGGAACTTCAGCCAGCTGTGTAATGGAGGGGAGCTGTGTGAGCTGGACCTGATGCAGTTGAAGGAGCTGCTGTCTCTTGACACTTTAGATGTGGATTGTGAAAGGAAAGTGTGCTCCGCTGCTCTACAGTGGATAGAGGCCAACGCACCACAAAAAAGGGAGGATGCTCTGCAAGCGCTTAAGTGTGTGCGCTGGGACTTGTTCACCGAGAAGGACAAGTGTTTTCTGGAGGGCCTCATGGCAAGGCCGTTAATAGAGAAATACCTTGCGTCTGTCTTTAACCAGTCTCCAGAAGGCACTTGTGGAATGCCTGCTGCTTTGAACGTACCAAAACATAGAATAGGTGTGAGTGCTAAGGAGATGATTCTCTTCTTTGGCCTTCCCAATGATAACATAATGTGCTGTGACCCATACTCAGAAGACTTGTATTTCATGGCTCCTCCTCTTGAAGACCTCAGCAGTCAGGATTATAAACGTTCCACCATGGAGTCCTTAATCGCCTGTTCTACACCTGAAAACAACCTGTACCTTGCCTCCCACCTTTCCAAACATTTCTGGCTGTACAATCCTGTGCAAAACAACTGGCAGGAGTTGGCAGAGAGGCCACTTGGGAGGATTCACTCTGGGATGGCCTACCTCAATGGGCATGTGTACCTTCTAGGTGGGAGGAATCCTGTGACAGATGCCAGACTAAAGGAAGTTGAATGTTACAGCGTTCAGAGGAATCAGTGGACTTTTGTAGCTCCCCTGCCTCACTCTTTAGGTAAAATGCAGGTGGTGGCACTGAATGACCACCTGTATGTGGTGAATAAAAGAAGAATGCTTTGTTATGATCCAAAGAGAAACCGCTGGCGACACTGTGGGTCACTCAGAAGAGACAAACTCCACAAAGCCTGTGTGTTTCAGGATCAGATTATCTGTGTGTGTGACATTCCTGTCGTAAAGGCCTACAGCCCGACCAGGGGTGAATGGAAACGGCTGGGTGACATTCCTATTGACAGCCGAGCTCTAAATTACCAGGTGATTCAGCACAACAACAAACTGCTCCTCCTTACACAGACTCTCCTGCAGCACAACAAGAACAGGGTCCTCATCCATGAATATGATCCAGCCCGAGACAGTTGGAAGAACATCATGGCGGTCTATGTGTCCACCCTGGGGCCTGTGTGTGTTTCAATGCGAGTGTACCCAGCATGCCTCAGCTCTGCTCACAGTTTCTCTACAGAGGAGGACGACGACAGCGGTTCCAGTGCTGACTGGGACTTTGATGGGTTGACAGACGCAGACTCGGACTCTGGCAGCTCTAGCTCCTTCTCTGACGAAAACTGGTAG
- the LOC115413033 gene encoding ras-related protein Rab-33B: protein MAIHNKPGEEFDTVFSLNDSLELSSHHDYATAQARIFKIIVIGDSNVGKTCLTYRFCGGTFLKNPEATIGVDFRERTLELDGESIKLQIWDTAGQERFRKSMVEHYYRSVHAVIFVYDVTSLSSFESIPEWIEECSRHSVGPLVPRILVGNKCDLRDRREVPTSTAQCVADSYNFPLFETSAKDPTEKEHVDAIFLTLAYRLKSHKTLRLKQPSVSDVGQMWNQRENETCQC from the exons ATGGCAATACACAACAAACCTGGGGAGGAATTTGACACAGTTTTCAGCCTAAATGATTCCTTAGAGCTGTCGTCGCATCACGATTATGCGACTGCACAAGCCCGTATTTTCAAGATAATAGTCATAGGAGACTCAAATGTGGGAAAGACATGTCTGACTTACAGATTCTGTGGAGGTACTTTCCTGAAAAACCCGGAGGCGACCATCGGGGTCGACTTCAGAGAGAGGACGCTGGAGCTGGATGGAGAGAGTATAAAG CTGCAGATCTGGGACACTGCAGGTCAGGAGCGCTTCAGGAAGAGCATGGTGGAGCACTACTATCGCAGTGTCCACGCTGTCATCTTTGTCTATGATGTGACCAGCCTCTCCTCCTTCGAGAGCATCCCTGAATGGATTGAGGAGTGCAGCCGTCACTCTGTGGGGCCCCTGGTGCCCCGCATCTTGGTGGGAAACAAGTGTGATCTGAGGGACCGCCGGGAGGTGCCCACATCGACTGCCCAGTGTGTAGCTGACAGCTATAACTTCCCACTGTTTGAGACTTCAGCCAAGGACCCCACAGAGAAGGAACACGTTGACGCTATTTTTCTGACTTTGGCTTATAGACTGAAGAGCCACAAAACGTTGCGGCTAAAGCAGCCCAGTGTGAGTGATGTTGGACAAATGTGGAACCAGAGAGAGAACGAGACCTGTCAATGCTGA
- the katnal1 gene encoding katanin p60 ATPase-containing subunit A-like 1 isoform X2: MQLLFNMNLADICDNAKKGREYALLGNYDSSIVYYQGVIQQIHKHCQSLRDPALKVKWQQVRQELTEEYEQVKGIMGTLESFKSEKPVDILTPQLEEKVEDPAVWPPPTPAEHRNPVAVKRPNSAVKQQQKKDSPAMQHRGAGPVSRGQGNPKSERPGYKDARGTKAKDDKTKKGSGETPGDVEQKKFDGTGYDSDLVDSLERDIVSRNPNVHWDDIADLEDAKKLLREAVVLPMWMPDFFKGIRRPWKGVLMVGPPGTGKTMLAKAVATECGTTFFNVSSSTLTSKYRGESEKLVRLLFEMARFYAPTTIFIDEIDSICGRRGTSDEHEASRRVKSELLIQMDGVGGALENDDPSKMVMVLAATNFPWDIDEALRRRLEKRIYIPLPTASGRVELLKINLREVELAADVDLDLIAEKIEGYSGADITNVCRDASMMAMRRRIQGLSPEEIRALSKDELQMPVTMEDFTLTLKKISKSVSAADLEKYEAWMAEFGSV, from the exons ATGCAG CTGTTATTCAACATGAATCTGGCAGACATATGTGACAATGCCAAGAAGGGCCGTGAGTATGCTCTGCTGGGGAACTATGACTCCTCCATCGTGTACTACCAAGGTGTCATTCAGCAGATTCATAAGCATTGTCAGTCCCTCAGAGACCCTGCACTTAAAGTCAAGTGGCAACAG GTCAGACAGGAGCTGACTGAGGAGTATGAGCAGGTCAAGGGAATCATGGGAACACTTGAGAGCTTTAAGTCAGAGAAGCCAGTCGATATCCTTACCCCTCAGTTAGAGGAGAAAGTTGAGGACCCAGCAGTGTGGCCCCCTCCCACACCAGCAGAACACAg AAATCCTGTTGCAGTGAAACGTCCTAATAGTGccgtgaagcagcagcagaagaaggacTCCCCTGCTATGCAACATCGAGGGGCGGGGCCTGTTAGCCGTGGTCAGGGCAACCCTAAAAGTGAACGGCCGGGATATAAAGATGCCCGAGGGACCAAGGCCAAAGATGATAAG ACAAAGAAAGGGTCTGGAGAGACACCAGGGGATGTAGAGCAGAAAAAGTTTGATGGCACAGGATACGACAGTGACCTGGTAGACTCACTGGAGAGAGATATTGTATCCCGGAACCCTAATGTACACTG GGATGACATTGCTGATCTGGAAGATGCTAAGAAGCTGCTGAGAGAAGCAGTCGTGTTACCCATGTGGATGCCTGACTTCTTCAAGGGCATTCGTCGCCCCTGGAAG GGTGTATTGATGGTGGGTCCTCCAGGCACAGGGAAGACCATGTTAGCCAAAGCTGTGGCCACAGAATGTGGGACTACTTTCTTCAACGTGTCCTCCTCCACGCTCACATCCAAATACAGGGGCGAGTCTGAAAAACTTGTCCGTCTGCTGTTTGAAATG GCCCGGTTTTACGCACCAACAACGATCTTCATAGATGAGATCGACTCCATCTGTGGGAGAAGAGGGACATCTGATGAACACGAAGCCAGCCGCAGGGTCAAATCAGAACTGTTGATTCAAATGGATG GTGTGGGAGGAGCCCTGGAGAATGATGACCCTTCTAAGATGGTAATGGTCCTCGCTGCCACCAACTTCCCCTGGGACATTGACGAGGCATTACGGCGACGCCTAGAGAAACGTATCTACATCCCCCTGCCCACAG CTTCTGGTCGAGTAGAGCTTCTAAAGATCAACCTGAGGGAGGTGGAGCTGGCTGCTGACGTGGACCTGGACCTCATTGCCGAAAAGATAGAGGGTTACTCTGGAGCTGACATCACCAACGTCTGCAG GGATGCATCGATGATGGCTATGCGTCGTCGTATCCAAGGCCTGAGCCCCGAGGAGATCCGAGCTCTGTCTAAAGATGAGCTGCAGATGCCTGTGACCATGGAGGACTTCACCCTCACACTCAAGAAGATCTCAAAGTCTGTCTCTGCTGCTGATTTGGAAAAATACGAAGCCTGGATGGCAGAATTTGGGTCCGTATAG
- the katnal1 gene encoding katanin p60 ATPase-containing subunit A-like 1 isoform X1, with amino-acid sequence MQLLFNMNLADICDNAKKGREYALLGNYDSSIVYYQGVIQQIHKHCQSLRDPALKVKWQQVRQELTEEYEQVKGIMGTLESFKSEKPVDILTPQLEEKVEDPAVWPPPTPAEHRNPVAVKRPNSAVKQQQKKDSPAMQHRGAGPVSRGQGNPKSERPGYKDARGTKAKDDKQTKKGSGETPGDVEQKKFDGTGYDSDLVDSLERDIVSRNPNVHWDDIADLEDAKKLLREAVVLPMWMPDFFKGIRRPWKGVLMVGPPGTGKTMLAKAVATECGTTFFNVSSSTLTSKYRGESEKLVRLLFEMARFYAPTTIFIDEIDSICGRRGTSDEHEASRRVKSELLIQMDGVGGALENDDPSKMVMVLAATNFPWDIDEALRRRLEKRIYIPLPTASGRVELLKINLREVELAADVDLDLIAEKIEGYSGADITNVCRDASMMAMRRRIQGLSPEEIRALSKDELQMPVTMEDFTLTLKKISKSVSAADLEKYEAWMAEFGSV; translated from the exons ATGCAG CTGTTATTCAACATGAATCTGGCAGACATATGTGACAATGCCAAGAAGGGCCGTGAGTATGCTCTGCTGGGGAACTATGACTCCTCCATCGTGTACTACCAAGGTGTCATTCAGCAGATTCATAAGCATTGTCAGTCCCTCAGAGACCCTGCACTTAAAGTCAAGTGGCAACAG GTCAGACAGGAGCTGACTGAGGAGTATGAGCAGGTCAAGGGAATCATGGGAACACTTGAGAGCTTTAAGTCAGAGAAGCCAGTCGATATCCTTACCCCTCAGTTAGAGGAGAAAGTTGAGGACCCAGCAGTGTGGCCCCCTCCCACACCAGCAGAACACAg AAATCCTGTTGCAGTGAAACGTCCTAATAGTGccgtgaagcagcagcagaagaaggacTCCCCTGCTATGCAACATCGAGGGGCGGGGCCTGTTAGCCGTGGTCAGGGCAACCCTAAAAGTGAACGGCCGGGATATAAAGATGCCCGAGGGACCAAGGCCAAAGATGATAAG CAAACAAAGAAAGGGTCTGGAGAGACACCAGGGGATGTAGAGCAGAAAAAGTTTGATGGCACAGGATACGACAGTGACCTGGTAGACTCACTGGAGAGAGATATTGTATCCCGGAACCCTAATGTACACTG GGATGACATTGCTGATCTGGAAGATGCTAAGAAGCTGCTGAGAGAAGCAGTCGTGTTACCCATGTGGATGCCTGACTTCTTCAAGGGCATTCGTCGCCCCTGGAAG GGTGTATTGATGGTGGGTCCTCCAGGCACAGGGAAGACCATGTTAGCCAAAGCTGTGGCCACAGAATGTGGGACTACTTTCTTCAACGTGTCCTCCTCCACGCTCACATCCAAATACAGGGGCGAGTCTGAAAAACTTGTCCGTCTGCTGTTTGAAATG GCCCGGTTTTACGCACCAACAACGATCTTCATAGATGAGATCGACTCCATCTGTGGGAGAAGAGGGACATCTGATGAACACGAAGCCAGCCGCAGGGTCAAATCAGAACTGTTGATTCAAATGGATG GTGTGGGAGGAGCCCTGGAGAATGATGACCCTTCTAAGATGGTAATGGTCCTCGCTGCCACCAACTTCCCCTGGGACATTGACGAGGCATTACGGCGACGCCTAGAGAAACGTATCTACATCCCCCTGCCCACAG CTTCTGGTCGAGTAGAGCTTCTAAAGATCAACCTGAGGGAGGTGGAGCTGGCTGCTGACGTGGACCTGGACCTCATTGCCGAAAAGATAGAGGGTTACTCTGGAGCTGACATCACCAACGTCTGCAG GGATGCATCGATGATGGCTATGCGTCGTCGTATCCAAGGCCTGAGCCCCGAGGAGATCCGAGCTCTGTCTAAAGATGAGCTGCAGATGCCTGTGACCATGGAGGACTTCACCCTCACACTCAAGAAGATCTCAAAGTCTGTCTCTGCTGCTGATTTGGAAAAATACGAAGCCTGGATGGCAGAATTTGGGTCCGTATAG